The genomic region GTGGCATTCAAACTAAAGCTCTGTGGTTACAATAAATTAAACAGCAGCATCTCACCCTTTCAAACATAGACGATCTTCAAAATGAATCTTTATCATTACTGCAAGTGCACAATGTGTTACAGGAAGGCAAATTGTTGGATTTCAGTGAGGTTTTTATTGTTTGATAAGGGAAAACACTATTTTCATACGTATCAGTCTGTTTGTAAAGGCTCATACACTTTAGTATAACAGTAGTGGAAGTATAGTCAGAATATATTTGGATAACAATGATATTCTTAGGACACAAAATAAATATGACAAGAAATACATAGAACAAGTACCAGCTGATCACATTCACTTCCCAGTTCTTACAGGGTCAAGTGAGGTAAACAGGGCTCTATGATTGGCTTCTGGACTGAGGCAAAATATCAAAGTGTTATATAGTATATAGattatacatttatttttaacacacacacatatacactggtATGTATATCAATATATACTTTTGCAGGCCTTTTTTTACAGAGCCTACTTCCCTTTTTTTTCCAGTGAAAAAGATGTAAAATGTGTTCACAAGGTAGATTACAGTAACCATGATAATGGTGATGTAATCAAAACCTGATAGTATCTGTGGGAAAGTAGAAAAATTTACCTTAACAATTCTCTGTTAGTTTCAGTTATACACTTCACGGACGTGACCACAATCAAAGTTGTGTTCGTATGGAGTAGaaggataaaaaaaataaaacatctctTCACTCATTGTTCTCTTTCAGTCATTTTTTGTCTCTCTTCCAAACCATTGTAGTGACGGACAGAGAAACACTCCTTTACAAACAGTATACACTAGCCATTCATTATAAAAGAGTACAAAAACATACAAACTCAACATTGGCTAAATGAAATGAGAAACCAGTACAAAAAAGTACAAAAAGTCCATCTCTGTTCGAACATCTCTTATTCCTCTTCCATTACCCACCTTTCAGGCACGTCTTCCTATATCCCCTCTGTATTGCTTTTATCCAGTCTGTCCATAGGGCTCCTCCAGTTTCTCTCAGTCTCTACCACTCTTCCCTCCCACCCCTATGAGTTTAGGTGCTCCACCTGAATGGTGGAGGTAGCCACGGTGAGACAGAGGTCCTTGTGGGTCGCTAGGTCCGCCACACTGACTGATTTGAACTGGATGTCCCCTGCAGCGACTGTTTTATACTGGTGCAGGTCAAAGGGGCAGGATGCCGTCTCTGCCTGAGAGTAGCTACCCTGGTTTTGTCCTTGTCCATGATCTCCACCTTGTCCTCCGGCTCGGACTGCCCCACTATCAGTGCCCTCTCCTCGGCCTTGGCCATGAGAACCTCCCTGGTTCTGGGTATGGCtttggttctgttggttctgcTGAGAGTGCTGTGCAGCAGCCACCGCCGCTGCAGTGAGCGGGTCTGAGTTGTGTTTCTGCATGTGTTTCACCAGGTACGTCTCCTGAAAATAGAATAAAGAGGGTTAAAGTGAGAGGTGACaagtgtacacaaacacacactatgcACAGACATGCACTGTCTGAAGCCTGTGAAAATGCCTGTTGAAAGTTAAAGGTCTGCGACTACTACATGCTGGGTGCCTTAACAGTGGTGTTTCTCTTACAGAGGTGTATGTGCGGTTGCAGAGGCCACAGGAGTAGAGCTTGGCGTGTTTGACCGTGTGAGTGGACAGGTGGACTTCCAGACTGGCTGCGTCCGTGTAACCACGGTTACAGTTGGTGCACTTGAAGGGTTTGTCCTTGTTGTGCTGCCGTCTGTGAGACTGGAACAAAACAGGACCGTTCAGGACTCATCTTCAAATGGGTATTTgtaagactgtaactactaaggGTTAGTATTACTAAGCTTTCACCACTGGGAATAAAAACCAAAGAAAAAAGGGACAGTAGTCACCTGTAGGTTGGAGAGTTGTGTGAAGGATTTCTCACAGCCCGTATGAACACACTTATAAGGCCTGTCTCCTGTGTGGATCCTACAGAAGCATGGGAGAAATGTAAACGGGCCCTCCATATTCTCCTTTCAGCTATCCTGTGATCCACACCATTACAGatgagggagatgaagagaggaaaaCACTGTAGACTATTGAGATGTCCCCAGATAGAGATAGAAAGTCTATTGAGAGTCCCCCCCCCCACAGAGAAAAAGTCTATTGAGAGTTCCCCCCCCACAGAGAAAAAGTCTATTGAGAGTTCCCCCCCACAGAGAAAAAAGTCTATTGAGAGAGCCCCACagagaaaaaaatgtatatttgcaATGCCCCCATAGAAAAAATACTAATGAAAGGCCCCCACAGAGAAAGGGGCAGATAAGTAGTACCCTCACCTGTTGTGCTGCTGTAGATGACTGAGCTGTCTGAAGGACTTCTGACAGAAAGAGCAGGTGTAGGGTTTCACCCCTGTGTGGATGCGGATGTGCTGGGCCAGATAGCTGGAGTTGGCAAATGACTTAGTGCAGTGGGGACACTTGTGGGGCTTGGACTCAGTGTGGTTTCTGGAAGAAagaagagaagatggagagagggaggagtggagaacaGTGTTGCTTTTCTTTAAACCTTGATTGATAGGGACATCACACTTAAACTCCCTCTATTACTCAGTGACTGACTTCTAAaaattacatttctctaaaacgtAACAGTACTCCACTCTGACTCAAATTATTTTCAAACTgatcatgtatgtatgtatgtatgtatgtatgtatgtatgtatgtatgtatgtatgtatgtatgtgtgtgtgtgtgtacacgcaaTAGAGAAGCAGCAGTGTAGAGGTAaggataccagacagacagacaagagacaGAGGGACTCGAAGTAGAGACTACATACAAtcgtgcgcacgcacacacacggccTGCGTCTTTCCTTTTCAcagacatccacacacacagtgctAGCAGCcaatagaggggaggggagaggggcaggctaGATAAAGCCTGTAGGGTAGAGCAGGTCAGGTGGAGCTGCTGTGAGCAGTACCGTGTGTGCTGCTGTAAGTGACTGAGCTGTCTAAAGGACTTCTGGCAGTAGGAGCAGGTGTAGGGCTTGGCCCCGCTGTGGATGCGGATGTGCTGGGCCAGGTAGCTGGAGTTGGCGAATGACTTGGAGCAGTGGGGACACTTGTGGGGCTTGGCCTCTGTGTGAGACTTGGAGTGGATCTGCATGTCTGACTTACTGAAGAAGGTCACAGCACACATCCGGCACctacgggacagagagacagaccagggagggaggacGAGTGGGAGAATGGGAAGACATGAAGGAAATGAGGGCATGAGcaggtgagaaacagagagatgaaaATACAAAAAGCAAGGACAAAGAGACATGGACATGAGAGATGGgcaagggggaggaagagagtggaagaAGGGAGAAGCATGAGACAGCAAGTGGGAAAAACAAAGGAAGAgagcaaaataaaaaatacaatggGATAGAAAGCAAAAAAAGGAGCAAATGAAATGAATGAGGGATGTGAACAAAGCAGACAgaagaaggagggaagggggaagagagaaagagggtgaaaTCAGTGAAAACAGCAGGAAAAAGAGCAGATTCTGCTGAAGCAAGAAATAGAAAGACAAACAGATTGCTTGAAAAGTAGGGAAACATTTatgaaggagagaaaaagagaaaaaaaggaaGACAGAAGCAGGCAAAGGAGTGCGTGTCCAATGTGtgcagggatgtgtgtgtgtggggcggatGCATGAGGGAGGCAGAGAACGTGTGTCCATGCTGCAGAGTAAACACACAGTGTGTTCCAGAGAGCAGGTACATACACATAGTGAAATACTTAAGCAGGTGTATGTGCTGCCACAGCATGCAGTGGAGTCgttctgtggtttgtgtgtgagagagaaaaagaaatgCCCGTGCCCAGCAGCACCTAGTGTTCATCCACAGCCtgtgtctaacctctctgtccTGACTATCACAACATACAGACATATGGGTGTGCAAGCATTCCACAGCTTCACATTCCTATGGGGATGCACAGCACAGCAGGTGTTTTTTGGCCCTTCTGTGATGCCATAGGTCCGTACCTGTAGGTCTTGTTGCAGTCTTTCCCGCCGTGGTTCTCGTCTTCGTTGGCGAGGTCGTACGGGTCAGTTGTATAATGCTGCGAAGACATAACCACCTATCAAATGTCACACAAATATTAGAATCACATCCATCATATTAAAAAGGCACACTGTTGTAAAAGACTAcattagcaacaacaacaaaaaagcttaGTCTGAAAACCAATAGCCTGAGCTTAGTCTGGAATTGTTTTAGAGGGAATAGGTTTGATTTTGGTTACTATGGAGTTACTATGTTAACTGTCTCACCTGCCCCCCTGACGCCAAGTGAGCCAGAATCAACGCCTCATTTCCGGCAGAGAGGGTGTGGCCACCGGAAAGCACCCCCCTCCCTAGTGTTGACTTCTTCTTCCTTCCTCGCTTCAAAGGTGTCGGCATGACGATCACCTGGGGGGTTCCACCTTCCTGTTTCTTGTCTAAGTGAAAAATGTGTGTCAGAGCTTGACAGTGCGTGAGTGAAGCGTGTATTTTTCAGTGTTAGGATAAAGGAGGGTGGAGACAAtcgtgtgtgttacctggagtGTGCAGTGTAGAGACGATCATGGTGGGATGTCCAGAGACAAAGGACTGAGAGGAGGAAGCAGGAGAGACCAGCTGTGTACCTTGAGGGGTAGTGATGACCAGACCCGCTGCAGAGAGGGGAACATTTAAATAAGATACAAAACAGACATTGATGGAAAAAGACAATGCAAAAGTGTGATAAATAGTACACTAACAATAacaattgacacacacacacccgctgtCATGATACCAGTGGAAGCTACGGGCACCACAGCGATGTTCTGGGTGTGAGGGGGGTGTAGGTGACCCCCTTGgccctgcccccctccctcctgcTTGGGGACAGTGAGCATGGTTGTCTGGTAATGAGAGGAGGGGAACGAAGTGTTCTTCTCCTGGTCCTTCAGTTGCTTCAGGAACATGGCATTCTCAATCtgacagagaaagtgagaaatCCTTGTTACAAAATTACAAACTACAAAAATAGTATTTGCTACAATCCAAAGGTGTCATACTTTAACATTTAACAATATACTTTAACATTTTAAACGGAAATGTTTCACTAAACATACCTGTCCTTGTACAGGCACAGGGGACCAGAAGTACTGAGAGTTAAAATGGGAATCCTCCATAATTTCTGTAATGGAAGAGTAACACCACCATATCACCACTCCGCCAAACAACTAATCACTCATCAATTGAAATAAAATTGGCTACATTGTTGTACGTCCGACTGGCACCTTTGGGCGACAATCTTAAATCACACTTCACAtacattagctagctaatgaaACAATAAATGGTAACTATGTTGGTACTTTATTTGGTTTAGATAGCTGAAATATTTGGACACATATTACAATAATTATGCCCCCGGGTTACACAATGATATGACTTGTTAAAGGCTAGCTAGGTAATTTAGCTTCCTACTAGAAATGTGCATTGTTGTGGTTGCATAGGAAGGAGGACCGTGCTAGCTCGCTATTACATGGGTTTTCCCCTTCAAAGTAATTCATTTGGTGATGGGTGGTGATACAATGTAGCTAAGCAATAATTCGAACACAAATACGATGTCTAGGTTGCTAACGTTACTTGTTAGCATTTTTCTGAGCTGCAAGTGCTAGGCGTTTACAGTTAGCTAGACGTTCCAATAAAACCACGAGAGGAATGTTATCGGACTCTCGCGTCTTCGACGCCTGTAAAAATAGAAAAGCAAAGCACCAAAAAAAATCGAGGATTCAAAAAAAActgaaggtgagagagaaaaaaaactatcGCTCAGACTTCCGGCTGtccagacagagaagagactcgTCGGGTACAAGTCGCTCAAATTGAAAGAGAATTACTATGATTATGAAGACAAATAACAGCATTTACCCGCGCTGACAGCGCTTTCTCCCTTCCCGGGATTCCCGTTGCCCGGTACAGTTCAGAAACTATGTTCAAATATTTCAGATTTTACAAATTCAACGAGTTTGTTTTCTCTccttttttctattttttttcttcCTTATGGAGTCGATTGTCTGCGCTGCACTTCCTTCGAAGAAGGTCGAGTTAAACTCTGTGAAGAAACAAAGCTCTCTGAGTGTGTGGTGATGTCATTTCCGTCGAATGAGGTCTAATTTTTGAAGCTTCAAATTGGTACTATATCGCTTTGCTATTAAATATATAAAAAGCAAATCAATGCAATTTCTCCTTCTGCGTATTTTACTGCAATGTAATAAACATAAAAAAAGTTGTAATGTCCCACGAGAAGTCTAATTTAGTAAGATCTCTGAAGCCCAAAGTACAGTGACAATCAGTCCACATGGTGTCACCAAAGATCTTTGGTAATGTTCTGTCTGGTCGCTGTAAGCGCAATCAACAAACACACTTCCGTCAAATAAGGGCGGATATTGCCCTCAACATCCGGTAGGTGAGGTCACAAGTAAACACATGGCCGTACGATTCATTTTACCGTGTTACATTTTTGGTGGAAGAAGTATAGAGCTTTATACACATTCACGCAATGAAAGTTAAAGTCCTCTCCAGGAATCCGGACGACTATGTCCGTGAGACGAAGTTGGATATCCAGCGTGGTAAGTACAGATAGTTAGCCAGCTAGTGCATATTAGCTAACACAGTTCAATCCACTGTATAGAGCTGTAGCTAGCTCAATCAGCACTGTCAAAAAAACTTATTCTAACAGtgtatgtaacctacagtaccaagaAATTACGACCCGTCCCTCCATCCGTTCGAGGTGCCAAGAGAATACACCCGTGCCCTGAATGCCACCAAGCTGGAGCGCATGTTCGCCAAGCCGTTCCTGGCTTCTCTGGACGGCCACAGGGATGGGGTgaactgcatggccaagcacccCAAGAGCCTCTCCACAATGCTGTCCGGCTCCTGCGATGGAGAGGTAGTTAACTAACTAACTGTACTTTGAGTTAGCAATTGCCTGTTTAAATATGAGTTGATTGCAAATCCAAGAATTATAGGCTACATGTCTAACTTTGGAATGGTCAAACATATATAATGATAAGTCTGTGCATTGAGAGAGTGCATCTAAATGACCTGTTTATACTGTAAGACTAACTGATTTGTTTCTCAGCTGAAGGTGTGGAATCTAACCAAACGTGAGTGTGTTCGTACACTCCAGGCCCATGAAGGCTTTGTCAGGGGGATGGTAGTCCGCTTCTGTGGCACCTCCTTCTTTACGGTACAGTATCTGTTCCACTATCCAGGGTTGTATTCACTAGGGCACACTAACTTAATGTTGTGCAATGGATAAGTTCACATAGAACCTCCCCATTCTGGCCCATTTGCTTCCGTTTCCTGTCTAGTGTATACTAACCAGACCAGGGGTATATTAATTACTCGGATTCCGTTGCAAAATGTTTGGTCTGTTGCAACGGAAACTGTTTACCGTTTACTCGAGGTACCAAACGGAAGTAAACAGAATGAAACTGGGAGGGACCAAACGGAAGTAAACAGAAAGGTCCCTCCCAGTTTCAATCTAAATTGCTctaatagaaactcttgtttttgttgcaaaatgttttccaTGTGGAGTAAACGgtttccattgcaaaatgttttacaGCAACTAAATGAATTCACCCCTGGGTTTATCTCACAGAATGGTTGCCCTCTGCTGAATTGCAGTCTTGTGACACAACTTCATTATGAATCAACCTCAAATTTCTGTGAAAGTAAACATGCTTGTGTTTCTGAATAACAGGTTGGTGATGACAAGACTATAAAACAGTGGAAGATGGAGACTCCTGGCTACGGAGAGGAAGAGGAACCTCTCAATACTATTCTTGGAAAGGTATGGAGGAGGAGTTGT from Oncorhynchus masou masou isolate Uvic2021 chromosome 29, UVic_Omas_1.1, whole genome shotgun sequence harbors:
- the LOC135520379 gene encoding zinc finger protein 384-like isoform X1; the protein is MHISKIMEDSHFNSQYFWSPVPVQGQIENAMFLKQLKDQEKNTSFPSSHYQTTMLTVPKQEGGGQGQGGHLHPPHTQNIAVVPVASTGIMTAAGLVITTPQGTQLVSPASSSQSFVSGHPTMIVSTLHTPDKKQEGGTPQVIVMPTPLKRGRKKKSTLGRGVLSGGHTLSAGNEALILAHLASGGQHYTTDPYDLANEDENHGGKDCNKTYRCRMCAVTFFSKSDMQIHSKSHTEAKPHKCPHCSKSFANSSYLAQHIRIHSGAKPYTCSYCQKSFRQLSHLQQHTRNHTESKPHKCPHCTKSFANSSYLAQHIRIHTGVKPYTCSFCQKSFRQLSHLQQHNRIHTGDRPYKCVHTGCEKSFTQLSNLQSHRRQHNKDKPFKCTNCNRGYTDAASLEVHLSTHTVKHAKLYSCGLCNRTYTSETYLVKHMQKHNSDPLTAAAVAAAQHSQQNQQNQSHTQNQGGSHGQGRGEGTDSGAVRAGGQGGDHGQGQNQGSYSQAETASCPFDLHQYKTVAAGDIQFKSVSVADLATHKDLCLTVATSTIQVEHLNS
- the LOC135520379 gene encoding zinc finger protein 384-like isoform X2, with the protein product MHISKIMEDSHFNSQYFWSPVPVQGQIENAMFLKQLKDQEKNTSFPSSHYQTTMLTVPKQEGGGQGQGGHLHPPHTQNIAVVPVASTGIMTAAGLVITTPQGTQLVSPASSSQSFVSGHPTMIVSTLHTPDKKQEGGTPQVIVMPTPLKRGRKKKSTLGRGVLSGGHTLSAGNEALILAHLASGGQVVMSSQHYTTDPYDLANEDENHGGKDCNKTYRNHTESKPHKCPHCTKSFANSSYLAQHIRIHTGVKPYTCSFCQKSFRQLSHLQQHNRIHTGDRPYKCVHTGCEKSFTQLSNLQSHRRQHNKDKPFKCTNCNRGYTDAASLEVHLSTHTVKHAKLYSCGLCNRTYTSETYLVKHMQKHNSDPLTAAAVAAAQHSQQNQQNQSHTQNQGGSHGQGRGEGTDSGAVRAGGQGGDHGQGQNQGSYSQAETASCPFDLHQYKTVAAGDIQFKSVSVADLATHKDLCLTVATSTIQVEHLNS
- the LOC135520379 gene encoding zinc finger protein 384-like isoform X3 encodes the protein MHISKIMEDSHFNSQYFWSPVPVQGQIENAMFLKQLKDQEKNTSFPSSHYQTTMLTVPKQEGGGQGQGGHLHPPHTQNIAVVPVASTGIMTAAGLVITTPQGTQLVSPASSSQSFVSGHPTMIVSTLHTPDKKQEGGTPQVIVMPTPLKRGRKKKSTLGRGVLSGGHTLSAGNEALILAHLASGGQVVMSSQHYTTDPYDLANEDENHGGKDCNKTYRCRMCAVTFFSKSDMQIHSKSHTEAKPHKCPHCSKSFANSSYLAQHIRIHSGAKPYTCSYCQKSFRQLSHLQQHTRNHTESKPHKCPHCTKSFANSSYLAQHIRIHTGVKPYTCSFCQKSFRQLSHLQQHNRIAERRIWRARLHFSHASVGSTQETGLISVFIRAVRNPSHNSPTYSLTDGSTTRTNPSSAPTVTVVTRTQPVWKSTCPLTRSNTPSSTPVASATAHTPLRRTW